A genomic stretch from Shewanella sediminis HAW-EB3 includes:
- a CDS encoding outer membrane protein transport protein: MSRLNKTIIIGTTILLPQLAYSAGFQLNAQSNAGLGRAFAGDAVIADNASSMARNPATMALFKEAALSAGFISITSMVEVKDAVYTRDLYSQGALVDSSSQSANYDDAGDNAIAPNIHFIMPINDKFAWGINAYSNFGTKTEYSEDYIAGEYGGMSEVKSYNLGLSGSYRMSEHFSIGAGLDIIASTGKLKRSLQPTDTNLLTVDAKGWGLGFNLGAVYELDDNNRFGLSYRYSPEMETEGDVDYAGYLGESGPIDDTVVIPLPSMAEFSGFHHLENSNIALHYSIQWIGWSVFENLDAETSGTLNRYEWQDGWHYAIGATYYLNSAWTLRAGYLYDTSAQDKLTSISVPDSNRQFFSTGFTYQLTPNSDLDFGFTYVLGEDVSVVESKPMIPIDIASGTYLATNLTATSHANAMMVGLQYNRTF; this comes from the coding sequence ATGAGTCGATTGAACAAAACAATCATTATTGGCACAACGATATTGTTACCACAACTGGCATACAGTGCTGGCTTTCAGCTTAATGCGCAATCGAATGCTGGCTTGGGACGCGCTTTTGCCGGGGATGCGGTCATTGCTGATAACGCCTCCTCTATGGCACGTAATCCCGCCACCATGGCACTGTTTAAAGAGGCCGCATTGTCGGCAGGATTTATCAGTATCACCTCTATGGTCGAAGTCAAAGATGCGGTTTATACCCGCGATTTATATAGCCAGGGGGCACTCGTCGATAGCTCGTCTCAATCCGCAAATTATGATGATGCCGGTGACAACGCCATTGCCCCCAATATCCACTTTATTATGCCGATTAATGACAAGTTCGCCTGGGGCATTAACGCGTATTCAAACTTCGGTACTAAAACTGAATATAGTGAGGATTATATCGCCGGCGAGTATGGTGGTATGAGTGAAGTGAAGAGCTACAACCTGGGGCTATCGGGCTCCTATCGCATGAGTGAGCATTTCAGCATAGGTGCAGGGCTGGATATCATCGCCAGTACAGGCAAGCTCAAGAGGAGCCTGCAACCTACAGACACTAACCTGTTGACTGTCGATGCCAAAGGCTGGGGACTGGGGTTTAATCTGGGCGCCGTGTATGAACTCGATGATAACAATCGCTTCGGTTTGTCCTATCGTTACAGCCCTGAAATGGAGACTGAAGGGGATGTCGACTACGCGGGGTATTTGGGCGAGTCCGGCCCTATCGACGATACGGTAGTGATCCCTTTGCCGAGCATGGCTGAATTTTCCGGTTTTCATCACCTCGAAAATAGCAATATCGCGCTGCATTACAGTATTCAATGGATAGGTTGGAGCGTGTTTGAAAATCTCGATGCCGAGACCAGTGGTACACTTAATCGTTATGAGTGGCAAGATGGTTGGCACTACGCTATCGGTGCGACTTACTACCTGAACAGTGCCTGGACCCTTAGGGCGGGCTACCTGTACGATACCAGCGCGCAGGATAAGCTGACCTCGATTTCGGTACCTGATTCGAACAGGCAGTTTTTCTCAACCGGTTTCACTTACCAATTAACGCCAAACTCTGACTTAGATTTTGGTTTTACCTATGTATTAGGCGAAGATGTGAGTGTGGTTGAGTCGAAGCCTATGATCCCGATAGATATCGCCAGCGGCACCTATTTGGCCACCAATCTTACGGCGACGAGTCATGCCAACGCCATGATGGTCGGATTGCAATACAACCGGACTTTTTAG
- a CDS encoding leucine-rich repeat domain-containing protein — MKSSKLTIGLLSTSLLALSGCSLIQGPKLVSELEFNDPQFAHCVMQNGQEALAQITELNCNNLQVGAVDEIRYMPALTDLILLDNDISAIDVGSQPNLKRLIIAGNRLTDIDLTKNPELTSLNISGNRLTHLDLSGNPKLKSLYAYKMPIAEIDLSLQSKLRDLGLSRHKLTGIDLSRNPQLQSLNLSVGTLPQINLSHNPKLSHLYLSGNKLTQLDLGANPNLKLLSVRNNQLTSLNLKGKLQLSQLKADYNQISDIDFGSNSALKEVELNNNQLTSLDISNQTQLEKLTAFNNPLQSLKKNDEHEVALLSLEGTPYAISKKELESEQNDDSDISNLLSPRVSITEAGLITQTGNQYDVFGTQLVTPSLGQYIGYRYTVTLPKDHRGKVDAKLARQNQFPVTVRMTHPEIIDPKTGKGFTTSSWTDTMFKHNRNLAMWYFGDKNELVTGRWTLELIYRDSVVARKSFMLVNMDEKPQLNSKQAKAVKQGLMLTKLVTQGEAVLCAETKYRTCLGFDSANSCEVNLSPFKDQCQQAALDFSKRQANKGSSADQLRGYFSHYTACMAKNYIKTTELTPQEVGDCLGK, encoded by the coding sequence ATGAAATCATCGAAGTTAACTATTGGCTTATTGAGTACAAGCTTATTGGCACTATCGGGCTGCAGCCTCATTCAGGGACCCAAATTGGTCAGTGAGCTTGAGTTTAATGATCCACAATTTGCTCACTGCGTGATGCAAAACGGGCAGGAAGCGCTGGCTCAAATCACAGAACTTAACTGTAATAATCTTCAGGTCGGCGCCGTCGATGAAATTCGCTACATGCCGGCACTCACTGACCTGATCTTACTGGACAATGACATATCCGCAATAGATGTCGGATCGCAGCCAAACCTCAAACGCCTGATCATCGCAGGTAACCGGCTGACGGATATAGACCTCACCAAAAACCCAGAGCTCACCAGCCTCAACATCTCAGGCAACCGGCTCACGCATTTAGACCTTAGCGGTAACCCTAAGCTCAAGAGCCTCTATGCCTACAAGATGCCAATTGCCGAAATCGATCTCTCTTTGCAGTCAAAACTTCGAGATCTGGGCCTGAGCCGTCACAAACTAACCGGTATAGATCTGTCACGTAACCCACAACTTCAAAGCTTAAATCTATCTGTTGGCACGCTGCCACAGATTAACCTGTCCCATAACCCCAAACTGAGTCATCTGTACCTCTCCGGCAATAAGCTGACCCAGTTGGATCTCGGCGCGAATCCAAACCTGAAGCTACTGTCGGTCAGAAATAACCAGTTAACCAGCCTGAACCTGAAAGGCAAGCTGCAACTGAGCCAATTAAAAGCCGATTACAACCAGATCAGTGATATCGATTTCGGTAGCAACTCAGCGTTAAAAGAGGTCGAGTTAAACAATAACCAACTCACCAGCTTGGACATCTCAAACCAGACTCAACTCGAAAAGCTGACCGCCTTCAATAATCCGCTGCAGAGCCTTAAGAAAAATGATGAGCATGAAGTCGCGCTACTTTCACTCGAAGGTACCCCTTATGCCATCTCAAAAAAAGAGCTGGAGTCTGAGCAAAACGACGACAGCGATATCTCCAACCTGTTATCACCCAGAGTCAGCATCACTGAGGCGGGATTAATCACCCAGACAGGTAACCAATATGATGTATTCGGCACTCAGCTGGTCACCCCGTCTCTGGGACAATACATAGGTTATCGCTATACGGTCACCCTTCCCAAAGACCATAGGGGTAAGGTCGATGCTAAGCTGGCCAGGCAGAATCAGTTTCCTGTCACAGTGCGCATGACTCATCCGGAGATCATCGATCCTAAGACAGGTAAAGGGTTCACGACCTCAAGCTGGACAGACACCATGTTCAAGCACAACCGTAACCTGGCCATGTGGTACTTTGGCGATAAAAATGAGTTAGTCACCGGCCGCTGGACCCTGGAGCTTATTTACCGCGATTCAGTCGTGGCGAGAAAGTCATTTATGTTGGTCAACATGGATGAAAAACCTCAGCTAAACAGCAAACAAGCCAAGGCGGTTAAACAGGGACTTATGCTGACAAAACTGGTCACTCAAGGCGAAGCCGTCCTCTGCGCAGAAACCAAATACCGCACTTGTCTGGGCTTCGATTCGGCCAACAGCTGCGAGGTTAATCTCAGCCCCTTCAAAGACCAGTGTCAACAGGCCGCGCTCGACTTCAGTAAGAGACAGGCCAATAAGGGCAGCTCTGCCGACCAACTAAGAGGCTACTTCAGTCACTACACGGCTTGCATGGCCAAGAACTACATCAAGACCACCGAGCTGACTCCCCAAGAGGTCGGCGATTGTCTCGGAAAATAA
- a CDS encoding DUF1840 domain-containing protein gives MLVTFKTQYYSNITMFGNVALTFVKIMGHSGTVPGAIRAEDVPEALQRLSKAVEQVPASPQSPPSSTYDDDNEDNEPVVSLRQRALPLIELLQSAVESESNVMWE, from the coding sequence ATGCTGGTAACCTTTAAGACTCAGTACTATTCAAACATCACAATGTTTGGCAATGTCGCTCTCACCTTTGTGAAGATCATGGGCCATAGCGGCACAGTTCCGGGAGCGATTCGAGCGGAGGATGTACCTGAAGCACTGCAAAGACTATCTAAGGCTGTAGAGCAGGTACCCGCTTCCCCACAATCCCCGCCAAGCTCCACCTATGATGACGATAACGAAGACAATGAGCCGGTGGTAAGCTTAAGACAGCGAGCCCTGCCACTTATCGAACTGCTGCAATCTGCGGTGGAGTCGGAATCGAACGTGATGTGGGAGTAA
- a CDS encoding M13 family metallopeptidase — protein sequence MKKSLIAIALATTFLAGCGTSDINNEAKSEITKVTPGKAELGSFGVDLSARNEAVKPGDDFFMYASGTWYDNYVMPADKTRFGAFTGLAERSEKQVKEIIDDIASRSDLNDEEQLIADFYKSYMDTDTINKLGITPIQATLDQIAEVKSTDDLTKVFGNAWLTGAASPIGGGMWFNRLDPNQYEMSVGAGGLGLPDRSYYLEDSERFVKIRTAYVEHIAEMLTFAGVKDGKTQATAILALETKMAEGQWPREKRRNRDLTLNQVKREDLAKQYPGFNWDTYFAQTGYQVPQLNISQPEPVKAMIALVNDESLSVWQDYLTFHTISNNSDLLSEDIYAANFAFYGKTLSGQEEPKPRWKRAVAEMSGTQSLGFAIGKVYVARYFPESSKQQMAELVENLRSALGQRIDGLDWMGADTKVNAHAKLAAFTPKIGYPDVWQEFEGLTLTGEDLVGNIANLRQFFKAESVAKELKKTDRNRWGMTPQRVNAYYNSSFNEIVFPAAILQPPFFDPNADPAVNYGGIGAVIGHEMGHGFDDQGSKSDANGIQRNWWTDEDRAAFDAKADKLAEQYSKYEPIPDNFVNGRNSLGENIGDVGGLAMAYHAYKLSLNGKEAPVIDGVTGDQRFFLAWAQVWKEKRTEQSMLNQLRGGTHAPGRYRAQAPRNHDAWYKAFDVKPGDELYLPEDQRVRIW from the coding sequence ATGAAAAAATCCTTAATAGCTATTGCCTTAGCCACGACTTTTTTAGCGGGCTGCGGCACTTCAGACATCAACAACGAAGCGAAAAGTGAAATAACCAAGGTAACCCCCGGTAAAGCCGAGCTGGGTAGCTTCGGTGTCGATCTATCGGCGCGCAACGAAGCCGTTAAACCCGGCGATGACTTCTTTATGTATGCCAGCGGTACCTGGTATGACAACTATGTTATGCCGGCCGATAAGACCCGCTTCGGTGCATTTACCGGTTTGGCTGAGCGCAGTGAAAAACAGGTCAAAGAGATCATCGATGACATCGCCAGTCGCAGCGACCTGAACGATGAAGAGCAATTAATTGCTGACTTCTACAAATCATACATGGACACAGATACCATCAACAAGCTGGGGATCACCCCAATTCAGGCCACCCTAGATCAGATAGCTGAGGTCAAATCTACCGATGATCTAACTAAGGTATTTGGTAACGCCTGGCTCACGGGCGCTGCATCTCCCATCGGTGGTGGCATGTGGTTTAATCGCCTCGACCCGAATCAGTACGAGATGTCTGTCGGCGCCGGCGGCTTAGGCTTACCCGATCGCTCCTATTACCTCGAAGACAGCGAACGTTTCGTCAAAATCCGCACCGCCTATGTAGAACATATTGCCGAGATGCTGACCTTTGCCGGCGTTAAAGACGGTAAAACACAAGCGACTGCGATTCTAGCCCTGGAGACTAAGATGGCAGAAGGCCAATGGCCAAGAGAGAAACGCCGTAACCGCGACCTCACCCTGAATCAGGTAAAACGTGAAGACTTAGCCAAGCAGTACCCGGGGTTCAATTGGGATACCTACTTCGCTCAAACCGGTTACCAGGTGCCGCAACTAAACATCTCGCAGCCTGAGCCGGTAAAAGCCATGATTGCTTTAGTTAATGATGAGTCCCTCAGCGTTTGGCAGGACTACCTGACGTTCCACACCATCAGTAACAATTCGGACCTACTGTCTGAAGATATCTACGCCGCGAATTTTGCGTTTTATGGTAAGACCCTAAGTGGTCAGGAGGAACCTAAGCCTCGCTGGAAACGTGCCGTTGCAGAGATGTCAGGCACGCAGTCTCTGGGCTTCGCCATAGGTAAGGTCTACGTTGCACGCTACTTCCCTGAGTCATCAAAACAGCAGATGGCAGAGCTGGTTGAAAACCTGCGTAGCGCCTTGGGCCAACGTATCGATGGTCTCGACTGGATGGGCGCGGATACCAAGGTCAATGCCCACGCTAAGCTTGCCGCATTTACCCCTAAAATTGGTTACCCTGACGTATGGCAGGAGTTCGAAGGGTTAACGCTAACAGGCGAAGATTTAGTCGGCAATATCGCTAACTTGCGTCAGTTCTTTAAGGCTGAAAGTGTCGCCAAAGAGCTGAAGAAGACTGACCGTAATCGCTGGGGCATGACGCCACAACGTGTTAACGCCTACTACAACAGCTCATTTAACGAGATTGTCTTCCCGGCTGCCATCCTCCAACCACCATTCTTTGACCCTAACGCCGACCCAGCCGTTAACTATGGTGGTATCGGTGCAGTTATCGGCCACGAGATGGGCCACGGTTTCGACGATCAAGGCTCAAAGTCCGATGCCAACGGCATCCAGCGCAACTGGTGGACAGACGAAGACCGCGCCGCCTTCGATGCAAAAGCCGATAAGTTAGCCGAGCAGTACAGCAAGTACGAGCCGATCCCGGATAACTTCGTCAATGGCCGTAACAGCCTGGGCGAAAATATCGGTGATGTGGGTGGTTTAGCCATGGCTTACCATGCCTACAAGCTCAGCCTGAACGGCAAAGAAGCCCCGGTGATCGATGGTGTAACCGGCGATCAACGTTTCTTCCTCGCCTGGGCTCAGGTATGGAAAGAGAAGCGCACCGAACAGAGCATGCTCAACCAACTCCGTGGCGGCACTCACGCACCGGGCCGATACCGCGCCCAGGCACCACGAAATCATGATGCTTGGTACAAGGCTTTCGATGTTAAGCCAGGTGACGAACTATACTTGCCGGAAGACCAGCGCGTCCGTATCTGGTAA
- a CDS encoding YdcH family protein, which translates to MLGEDHSLINEFPEYRDIVVKLSQSNEAFAKGAKHYNALDKEIRELELKGAPIDDESMHQLKHDRAELKDSLFQRLSIEKA; encoded by the coding sequence ATGTTAGGCGAAGATCACTCTCTTATTAATGAGTTTCCTGAATACCGAGATATTGTTGTTAAGCTTTCTCAAAGCAACGAAGCCTTTGCAAAAGGAGCCAAACATTACAATGCGCTGGATAAAGAAATTCGAGAGCTCGAATTAAAGGGCGCGCCAATCGATGATGAGTCCATGCACCAATTAAAGCACGACAGAGCCGAACTGAAAGATTCACTGTTTCAGCGCTTATCGATTGAAAAAGCATAG
- a CDS encoding prohibitin family protein, translating into MLEQKLKSPKFFKSISIVKFLPLILLIIALFNSYFIVIEGHVGVVKRFGEAKGQENPGLHFKIPFIETVEMIEVRTRKNAEKMASSTKEQMPVTVEVSVNWTVNKEAALDLFKRYGGLTQFEQRILDPRFRSATKDTIPQFEAEQLIQDRASAIQGIERRLAEEMEGFPVVVDNIQIENIILPQKYINSIEIKQTEKNLAAAEEHKLERQRLEALRAVNTADARAKGILKIAEAEAQSILLKGKAEAQAIDAKAKALKNNPLIVKLTEAQAWDGKLPSTMMGEGVMPIMDIRDKSESN; encoded by the coding sequence ATGCTGGAACAAAAGTTAAAGTCCCCCAAGTTTTTCAAATCAATCTCAATCGTTAAATTCCTGCCACTTATTTTGTTGATTATCGCCCTGTTCAATTCCTATTTTATTGTCATTGAAGGCCATGTCGGCGTGGTAAAGCGTTTCGGTGAAGCAAAGGGGCAAGAAAACCCAGGCTTACACTTTAAGATCCCCTTCATTGAAACCGTCGAGATGATCGAGGTGCGCACGCGTAAAAATGCAGAAAAAATGGCATCGAGCACCAAAGAGCAGATGCCGGTCACCGTCGAAGTATCCGTTAACTGGACGGTTAACAAAGAGGCGGCACTCGATCTATTCAAGCGTTATGGTGGCTTAACTCAATTTGAACAACGTATTTTAGACCCACGTTTTCGCTCTGCCACCAAGGATACGATTCCGCAATTCGAAGCGGAACAACTCATTCAAGACAGAGCCAGTGCGATTCAAGGCATAGAACGCCGCTTGGCCGAAGAGATGGAAGGCTTCCCGGTTGTGGTAGATAACATTCAAATTGAGAATATTATTCTGCCGCAAAAGTACATTAACTCGATAGAGATCAAACAGACCGAGAAAAACCTCGCGGCGGCAGAGGAACACAAGCTCGAACGTCAACGCCTCGAAGCCTTAAGAGCGGTCAACACCGCCGATGCCAGAGCGAAAGGGATTTTGAAGATCGCCGAAGCTGAAGCACAATCCATTTTGTTGAAAGGTAAAGCCGAAGCGCAGGCGATCGATGCAAAAGCTAAAGCCCTCAAGAATAATCCATTGATTGTGAAGCTTACCGAAGCACAGGCCTGGGACGGCAAACTGCCATCGACTATGATGGGGGAAGGCGTTATGCCAATCATGGATATCAGAGATAAGTCAGAGTCGAATTAA
- a CDS encoding thrombospondin type 3 repeat-containing protein yields MRFKFILSMLLATLSVVANAQTDEQVVTIYFAGTNMTQEYWNEAQLLHPFSEPETIATLYKQQVDGGNHHKKILDGFAWLEAALPDWDGKFSEAEGKLEEVIDNFPQEVSDSCDLTPCIILNLVGFSRGGASTLHFAHTISNNADHANLKSKIKKINILNFDPVPGDAFMPAEVFNLPENVEYLGFYSVDERTQFFAPVFPTPTAAHYDAFTVPGSHETMVGNIYRGGHRDLFGLSKVEAIRVVSMVLKIVATEVLGSSEWGHVRFNDDLSHTARDLSWYDEVTDTDGDGNIGIGELESYFTDKLTSIYAVFGPDPTSALPPYPELMRAESFFPVITREYWGTLVPECFFEPVIPFPDLFFSVTSPRCVYHRPTDYVGDLGISDRSLEEIGDPENPLNALEGSDYRIWNLLLERGSLDIDEDIVDYSDDNCPFDFNPEQLNTDGDLLGDLCDSDMDGDGIENESDNCPLIPNTDQANFDDDLLGDVCDLDADNDEVVDDSDLCLFTPMGAIVNASGCSIAQLVPCEGPEESTAWKNHGQYVSQTAKVAKTFRKQELINQWEFLAIMQAAAQSACGK; encoded by the coding sequence ATGAGGTTTAAATTTATTCTTTCGATGCTGTTAGCGACCCTCTCAGTGGTCGCTAATGCACAAACCGATGAGCAAGTGGTTACCATCTACTTCGCTGGTACAAATATGACTCAGGAGTATTGGAATGAAGCTCAACTTCTTCATCCATTCTCTGAGCCGGAAACGATTGCGACCCTGTATAAACAGCAGGTCGATGGTGGCAATCATCATAAGAAAATCCTTGATGGTTTTGCATGGCTGGAAGCCGCACTGCCTGATTGGGACGGTAAGTTTTCAGAAGCTGAAGGGAAGCTGGAAGAGGTGATCGATAATTTTCCTCAGGAGGTGTCAGATTCATGTGACTTGACCCCTTGCATCATACTTAATTTAGTGGGATTCAGCCGAGGCGGGGCTTCGACTCTGCATTTCGCCCACACAATCTCGAATAATGCGGATCACGCTAATTTGAAAAGTAAGATCAAAAAAATCAACATATTGAACTTCGACCCGGTTCCCGGAGATGCGTTTATGCCCGCAGAGGTATTCAATCTCCCTGAGAATGTGGAATATCTTGGCTTCTATTCAGTCGATGAACGCACCCAGTTCTTCGCCCCGGTATTTCCAACCCCTACGGCGGCTCATTATGACGCATTTACCGTACCGGGTAGCCATGAAACTATGGTCGGTAATATCTATAGGGGCGGACACAGAGATCTGTTTGGTCTCAGTAAGGTAGAAGCCATACGCGTGGTTTCGATGGTGCTTAAGATCGTGGCGACCGAGGTTTTGGGCTCTTCCGAATGGGGGCACGTCAGATTTAATGATGACCTGTCGCACACGGCGCGAGATTTGAGTTGGTATGACGAGGTGACCGACACCGATGGCGACGGCAACATAGGGATCGGTGAACTTGAGAGCTATTTTACCGATAAGTTAACGTCTATCTATGCTGTGTTCGGTCCCGATCCCACTTCAGCACTCCCTCCGTATCCTGAACTTATGCGTGCAGAATCCTTCTTTCCTGTAATAACGCGGGAATATTGGGGGACCCTGGTACCTGAGTGTTTCTTTGAACCTGTGATTCCATTCCCGGACTTATTCTTCTCTGTCACCTCGCCGCGTTGCGTTTACCATCGCCCCACGGACTATGTTGGAGATCTCGGCATTTCCGATCGCAGTCTCGAAGAGATAGGAGATCCCGAAAATCCCCTGAATGCTCTGGAGGGGAGTGATTACAGGATCTGGAATCTGCTGCTGGAGAGAGGTAGCCTGGATATCGATGAAGATATTGTCGATTACAGTGATGATAACTGCCCGTTCGACTTCAACCCGGAACAGCTTAATACCGACGGCGATCTGTTAGGTGATCTCTGTGATTCCGATATGGATGGAGATGGGATTGAAAATGAGTCAGACAACTGTCCGCTTATCCCTAATACCGATCAAGCCAACTTTGATGATGATCTACTGGGTGATGTTTGCGATCTCGATGCCGACAATGATGAGGTTGTTGATGACTCAGATCTGTGTCTGTTTACTCCGATGGGTGCCATAGTGAACGCCAGCGGTTGCAGTATTGCTCAACTCGTTCCCTGTGAGGGCCCAGAGGAGAGTACAGCCTGGAAGAACCATGGCCAGTATGTGTCCCAAACGGCGAAGGTGGCTAAAACCTTCCGTAAGCAGGAGTTGATAAATCAGTGGGAGTTTTTGGCTATCATGCAGGCTGCAGCGCAATCCGCTTGTGGTAAGTAA
- a CDS encoding AraC family transcriptional regulator codes for MRTDYLQRLKPVIRYLEQNFNQPLNLPEVAAKANISPYHFHRIFKAVTNETLAEYLRRLRLERIATDLFYKQVSITELALENGFSSSQSLAKAFKQRFGLTPSELRECESNEKLCQLMRNSKIGHTLRNIGNANQSETPYHGDIDQQRRVTMETTTIEAGTLAYIRVTGPYGQGYEEAMKHLCTWAGAKGFSCENAIFIYHDNPEITPDEKCRTDICFRVPADTQASGRVELQVFPGGSYAYIRQTVKQMNEYGQAWSELMKLVVDTGLESDERPCFELYHSFDPQTYVSDVSFCTAVKI; via the coding sequence ATGAGAACCGATTACCTGCAGCGACTAAAACCTGTGATCCGCTACCTTGAGCAAAACTTCAATCAACCATTGAACTTGCCCGAAGTCGCAGCCAAAGCCAACATCTCCCCTTATCATTTCCACCGAATATTCAAGGCTGTCACTAACGAGACGCTGGCGGAGTACTTGAGGCGATTAAGGCTGGAGCGTATAGCCACAGATCTCTTCTATAAACAGGTTTCAATCACCGAGCTGGCACTGGAGAACGGATTTTCAAGCTCTCAAAGTCTGGCCAAAGCATTTAAACAGCGCTTTGGATTAACACCGAGTGAACTAAGGGAGTGTGAAAGTAACGAAAAGCTGTGTCAGTTGATGCGAAACAGCAAGATTGGACACACGTTGCGCAATATTGGAAACGCCAACCAGAGCGAGACTCCCTACCATGGTGACATTGACCAACAACGGAGAGTCACAATGGAAACCACAACAATTGAAGCTGGTACCTTAGCCTACATTCGAGTTACCGGGCCTTACGGACAAGGGTATGAAGAGGCAATGAAACACCTCTGCACCTGGGCCGGAGCCAAAGGGTTCAGCTGTGAGAATGCAATCTTCATCTATCACGATAACCCCGAAATCACCCCGGATGAAAAATGCCGTACCGATATCTGTTTTAGGGTGCCGGCAGACACTCAGGCAAGTGGCCGGGTGGAGCTACAGGTGTTTCCCGGTGGAAGCTATGCCTATATTCGCCAAACCGTCAAGCAGATGAACGAGTATGGTCAGGCGTGGAGTGAGCTGATGAAGCTGGTCGTCGATACGGGACTAGAGTCGGACGAACGTCCCTGTTTCGAGCTATACCATAGCTTCGACCCACAGACATATGTGAGCGATGTCAGCTTCTGCACCGCGGTAAAAATTTAG
- a CDS encoding porin family protein, whose amino-acid sequence MKKLSVAAVSLLAIFASTNALAANDHTGFYVGGSLGQLKLKAGDSESGVGIGAYGGYNFNEWFGLEANMFVSGDLGDSRTDLGAGTFAFTPKFTYQIDDTFSVYGKVGIASMAVVARPDYLRNEDFTGFGWAYGVGVNASMTENLNIRLGYDVVTGELDSEYSNGAQNIDTDISNFALGIHYQF is encoded by the coding sequence GTGAAAAAACTTTCTGTCGCGGCAGTATCATTATTAGCTATTTTTGCATCAACTAATGCGTTGGCGGCCAACGACCACACAGGTTTCTATGTCGGTGGCAGTTTAGGTCAACTTAAACTGAAAGCCGGTGATAGTGAGTCGGGTGTAGGCATTGGGGCATACGGCGGTTATAACTTTAACGAGTGGTTTGGTTTAGAGGCCAACATGTTTGTCTCTGGCGATCTGGGTGACAGTCGTACTGACCTAGGCGCCGGCACCTTCGCTTTTACCCCTAAGTTTACCTATCAGATCGATGATACATTTTCCGTATATGGCAAAGTTGGTATTGCCTCTATGGCTGTTGTTGCCAGACCCGATTACTTACGAAATGAAGATTTCACTGGCTTCGGTTGGGCCTATGGCGTAGGAGTAAATGCCTCAATGACAGAGAATCTGAATATTCGCCTTGGTTATGATGTTGTCACCGGTGAGCTGGATTCTGAGTATTCTAACGGCGCTCAAAACATAGATACCGATATCTCTAACTTCGCGTTAGGCATACATTACCAGTTCTAA